In one Microbulbifer pacificus genomic region, the following are encoded:
- a CDS encoding TonB-dependent receptor: protein MRRRATKIPAKRRFLAAAASLLSTVLVPPAFADSPGAATEPSPEAVLETVVVTGTLTHKAAAPDIIPLSTIHGDHIALRAPAHPAELFNSLPGLWISRGNGQEHLTAIRSPVLSGAGSCGAFAVLEGDIPVRGTGFCNVNQLFDLPLLQGGNVQVLRGPASVLYGSDAQHGVIRLLSAAPAETRQRYVGLEVGANDYRRIAGGFSESSGRNGLRLGFNGSRDGGYKAHSGYDQQQFSARHDYRGEQWDARTLLSLANLNQETAGYVSGLNAYRDAHRKRENPNPEAFRDSQSARLQTRFTHSTSAGNHWQITPYARYTDMAFLMHFLPGTPLEDNGQRGVGIQISYQQLFDERLDLLSGVDLEYTDGWLRQTQVEGFSSFPAGRQYDYDVDAHVLAAFSNMQWRFAGRSNLSFGTRFESLLYGYDNRMLAGDTAEDGSLCINGFTGAVGCRYSRPEDRTDHFSNLSFNAGLIHEFENNLSASLRLAHGFRAPQTAELYRLQSGQVAADLDSESIDSVELGLQKQSERSRFSVTGFYMEKADVIFQSSERLNLSDGETRHYGVEYELEWALAPQWALTLAGTYARHLYANSVSEPGSDTLMETRGNDIDTAPRHMHSLTLDWTPLAQTSVELQVQSMGSYYTDIENAHRYSGHELLHLRMSHRLTPGIHLGLRINNLANADYAERADYSSLAGGDRYFIGEPRSVFGDVRFEF, encoded by the coding sequence GTGCGACGCCGCGCAACGAAGATCCCCGCGAAAAGACGGTTTCTCGCTGCCGCGGCCAGTCTGCTTTCCACTGTATTGGTACCCCCCGCATTTGCCGACTCCCCGGGCGCCGCTACCGAGCCATCTCCCGAAGCGGTGCTGGAAACCGTCGTGGTCACCGGGACGCTGACACACAAGGCCGCAGCTCCGGACATCATCCCGTTATCCACCATCCACGGAGATCACATTGCCCTGCGCGCACCCGCACACCCGGCGGAACTGTTTAACAGCCTTCCCGGACTCTGGATCAGCCGGGGCAACGGCCAGGAACATCTTACAGCCATCCGCTCACCGGTATTGAGTGGTGCCGGCAGCTGCGGCGCATTTGCGGTGCTGGAAGGGGATATCCCCGTGCGCGGTACCGGCTTCTGCAATGTCAATCAGTTGTTTGATCTTCCTCTGCTCCAGGGCGGCAACGTGCAGGTGCTGCGTGGTCCCGCCAGTGTGCTGTACGGCTCCGATGCGCAGCACGGTGTTATCCGCCTGTTGAGTGCCGCCCCTGCGGAAACCCGGCAAAGGTACGTGGGCCTGGAAGTGGGGGCGAACGACTATCGGCGTATAGCCGGTGGGTTCAGCGAATCGTCCGGGCGCAACGGACTCCGCCTCGGCTTCAACGGCAGCCGTGACGGCGGTTATAAGGCCCATTCCGGTTATGACCAGCAGCAGTTCAGCGCGCGCCATGATTACCGCGGTGAACAATGGGATGCACGCACCTTGCTCAGTCTCGCCAACCTCAATCAGGAAACCGCGGGTTATGTGAGCGGACTCAATGCTTACAGGGATGCCCACCGCAAACGGGAAAACCCGAACCCCGAAGCATTTCGTGACAGCCAGTCTGCGCGGCTGCAGACCCGCTTCACGCACAGTACCAGCGCCGGCAATCACTGGCAGATCACTCCCTATGCCCGCTACACCGATATGGCCTTTCTGATGCACTTCCTGCCGGGGACACCGCTGGAGGATAACGGCCAGCGGGGTGTCGGGATCCAGATTTCCTACCAGCAACTGTTCGATGAACGTCTGGATCTGTTGAGTGGTGTGGATCTGGAGTACACCGATGGCTGGCTGCGACAGACACAGGTCGAAGGCTTTTCTTCCTTTCCCGCCGGGCGCCAGTACGACTACGATGTTGATGCACATGTACTCGCCGCGTTCTCAAATATGCAGTGGCGGTTTGCCGGGCGCAGTAACCTGTCATTCGGTACGCGCTTCGAATCTCTCCTCTACGGCTACGACAACCGTATGCTCGCCGGTGATACCGCGGAAGATGGCAGTCTGTGTATCAACGGATTCACCGGCGCCGTGGGGTGCCGCTACAGTCGCCCGGAGGATCGTACCGATCATTTCTCGAATCTTTCATTCAACGCAGGCCTGATCCACGAATTTGAAAACAACCTGTCCGCGAGCCTGCGCCTTGCCCATGGTTTTCGTGCGCCTCAGACGGCGGAGCTGTATCGTCTGCAGAGTGGACAGGTGGCGGCCGATCTCGACTCCGAATCCATCGACAGCGTGGAATTGGGGCTGCAGAAGCAGAGTGAACGCTCACGTTTCAGTGTGACTGGCTTTTACATGGAAAAGGCCGACGTAATTTTCCAGTCGTCCGAGCGTCTCAATCTGAGTGATGGCGAGACCCGGCATTACGGTGTTGAGTACGAACTGGAGTGGGCTCTTGCTCCGCAGTGGGCGCTTACCCTGGCCGGAACCTACGCCCGTCACCTTTACGCCAACAGCGTGAGCGAGCCCGGCAGTGACACGTTGATGGAAACCCGCGGTAACGACATCGATACCGCGCCCCGGCATATGCATAGCCTGACGTTGGACTGGACGCCGCTCGCGCAGACCAGCGTCGAACTGCAGGTTCAGTCCATGGGCAGTTACTACACCGATATCGAGAACGCCCACCGCTATTCGGGGCATGAACTTCTTCACCTTCGCATGAGCCACCGGCTGACTCCCGGAATTCATCTGGGGTTGCGGATCAATAATCTGGCGAATGCGGACTATGCGGAGCGGGCGGATTATTCGAGCCTGGCGGGAGGTGACCGGTATTTTATCGGCGAGCCGAGAAGTGTGTTCGGAGATGTCCGTTTCGAGTTTTGA
- a CDS encoding valine--tRNA ligase: protein MDKTYQPNAIEQQWYKTWEENGYFKPSGDTEADPYCIMIPPPNVTGSLHMGHGFQESIMDALIRYHRMKGDNTLWQVGTDHAGIATQMVVERLLSAEGKSRHELGRDKFIEKVWEWKEESGGNITRQLRRLGASPDWSRERFTMDDGFYKAVQEVFIRLYEDDLIYRGKRLVNWDPKLHTAISDLEVLNEEEQGHLWHFRYPLSDGSGHLVVATTRPETMLGDTAVAVHPEDERYKHLIGKTITLPLADREIPIIGDDYVDREFGTGCVKITPAHDFNDYDMGQRHSLEMINILDADANLNDNVPEKYRGMERFAARKQIVDDLDDLGLLEKIDPHTLKVPRGDRSGVVIEPWLTDQWYVKTQPLAEEAIKVVEDGRVNFVPKNYENMYFSWMRDIQDWCISRQLWWGHRIPAWYDNDGKVYVGRSEEEVRAKHNLGDIELRQDDDVLDTWFSSGLWTFGTLGWPEETPELAAFHPTSVLVTGFDIIFFWVARMMMLTLYFKKEVPFHTVYVHGLVRDSHGQKMSKSKGNVLDPIDLIDGIDLESLVQKRTSGMMVPHLREKIEKQTRKEFPEGLAAYGTDALRYTYYSLASTGRDIKFDVGRIEGFRNFCNKIWNASRYVLQNCEGHDCGQDGSDDFELSIADRWIISQLQRTEIAVKDAIETYRFDLASQALYDFVWSEYCSWYLELSKPVLWDDNASAAVKKGTRRTLIRVLETTLRLAHPLMPFITEEIWQRVKNLAGAAGDTIMLQKYPVANEHRIDENAEAAIAWLKGVIEGVRNIRGEMNISPAKNIPLILRNVSAADQKLLEQTRTLLTKLAKLESIEMLPVGAEAPASSTALVGELELLVPMAGLIDVAAESARVQKEIDRLNKELAAVSGKLRNPNFVDKAPEEVVNKERARMADLEIALSRFEQQLESLKHL from the coding sequence ATGGACAAGACATACCAGCCCAACGCCATCGAACAGCAGTGGTACAAAACCTGGGAAGAAAACGGCTACTTCAAGCCCTCGGGCGACACCGAAGCCGATCCCTACTGCATCATGATCCCGCCGCCCAATGTCACCGGCAGCCTGCACATGGGCCACGGTTTTCAGGAGTCCATCATGGACGCCCTGATCCGCTACCACCGCATGAAGGGCGACAACACCCTGTGGCAAGTGGGCACCGACCACGCCGGTATCGCCACCCAGATGGTGGTGGAGCGCCTGCTGAGCGCCGAAGGTAAATCCCGTCACGAGCTGGGGCGCGACAAGTTCATCGAGAAAGTGTGGGAGTGGAAGGAAGAGTCCGGCGGCAACATCACCCGTCAGCTGCGTCGTCTCGGCGCCAGCCCGGACTGGTCCCGCGAACGTTTCACCATGGACGACGGTTTCTACAAGGCGGTACAGGAAGTCTTTATCCGCCTGTATGAAGACGACCTGATCTACCGCGGCAAGCGCCTGGTGAACTGGGACCCGAAACTGCACACCGCGATTTCCGACCTGGAAGTGCTGAACGAGGAAGAACAGGGGCATCTGTGGCACTTCCGCTACCCGCTGTCCGACGGCAGTGGTCACCTCGTCGTCGCCACCACCCGCCCCGAAACCATGCTCGGCGATACTGCGGTGGCGGTACATCCGGAAGACGAGCGCTACAAGCATTTGATCGGCAAGACCATCACGCTGCCGCTGGCGGACCGCGAAATCCCGATCATCGGCGATGACTATGTCGACCGCGAGTTTGGCACCGGCTGTGTGAAGATCACCCCGGCCCACGATTTCAACGACTACGATATGGGGCAGCGCCACAGCCTCGAGATGATCAACATCCTCGACGCCGACGCCAACCTGAACGACAACGTGCCGGAAAAATACCGCGGTATGGAGCGCTTTGCCGCGCGCAAACAGATTGTCGACGACCTCGATGATCTCGGCCTGCTGGAAAAGATCGACCCGCACACCCTGAAGGTCCCCCGCGGCGACCGTTCCGGGGTTGTCATTGAGCCGTGGCTCACGGATCAGTGGTACGTAAAAACCCAACCGCTGGCGGAAGAAGCCATCAAGGTGGTGGAAGACGGCCGTGTCAATTTCGTGCCGAAGAACTACGAGAACATGTACTTCTCTTGGATGCGCGACATTCAGGACTGGTGTATTTCCCGCCAGTTGTGGTGGGGCCACCGCATCCCGGCCTGGTACGACAACGATGGCAAGGTCTACGTCGGCCGCAGCGAGGAAGAGGTGCGCGCGAAACACAACCTGGGCGATATCGAACTGCGCCAGGACGACGACGTGCTCGACACCTGGTTCTCCTCCGGCCTGTGGACCTTTGGCACCCTGGGCTGGCCGGAGGAAACCCCGGAGCTGGCGGCATTCCACCCGACGTCCGTCCTCGTAACCGGCTTCGACATCATCTTCTTCTGGGTCGCGCGCATGATGATGCTGACCCTGTACTTCAAGAAGGAAGTGCCCTTCCATACCGTGTATGTACACGGCCTGGTGCGCGACAGCCACGGCCAGAAGATGTCCAAGTCCAAGGGCAACGTGCTCGACCCCATTGACCTGATCGACGGTATCGACCTGGAAAGTCTGGTGCAGAAGCGCACCTCCGGCATGATGGTGCCGCACCTGCGGGAGAAGATCGAAAAGCAGACCCGCAAGGAATTCCCGGAAGGCCTCGCCGCCTACGGTACCGATGCGCTGCGTTACACCTACTACTCGCTGGCCTCTACCGGCCGCGACATCAAGTTCGATGTGGGCCGTATCGAGGGTTTCCGCAACTTCTGCAACAAAATCTGGAACGCGTCCCGCTATGTGCTGCAGAACTGTGAGGGCCACGACTGCGGCCAGGACGGCAGCGATGATTTCGAACTTTCGATTGCCGATCGCTGGATCATTTCCCAGCTGCAACGCACCGAAATCGCGGTGAAAGACGCCATCGAAACCTATCGCTTCGACCTCGCGTCCCAGGCACTGTACGACTTCGTGTGGAGTGAGTACTGCAGCTGGTATCTGGAACTGTCCAAGCCGGTACTGTGGGACGACAACGCTTCCGCCGCGGTAAAGAAAGGTACCCGCCGCACCCTGATCCGCGTATTGGAAACCACGCTGCGCCTGGCGCACCCGCTGATGCCATTCATCACCGAGGAAATCTGGCAACGGGTGAAAAATCTCGCCGGCGCGGCCGGCGACACCATCATGCTGCAGAAGTATCCGGTTGCAAACGAGCACCGCATCGACGAAAACGCAGAGGCCGCGATTGCCTGGTTAAAAGGTGTGATCGAAGGTGTGCGCAATATCCGCGGTGAGATGAACATCTCCCCGGCGAAAAATATTCCGCTGATTCTGCGCAATGTTTCCGCGGCAGATCAGAAATTGCTGGAGCAGACCCGCACGCTGCTGACCAAACTGGCAAAACTCGAGTCCATCGAGATGCTGCCAGTTGGTGCCGAAGCACCTGCCTCCTCTACCGCACTGGTCGGCGAGCTGGAGCTGCTGGTACCTATGGCCGGACTGATCGACGTGGCGGCAGAAAGCGCGCGCGTGCAAAAAGAAATCGACCGTCTGAACAAGGAACTGGCGGCGGTTTCCGGAAAACTGCGTAACCCCAACTTTGTCGACAAGGCACCGGAAGAGGTGGTGAACAAGGAACGGGCGCGCATGGCGGACCTGGAAATTGCGCTCAGCCGTTTTGAGCAGCAGTTGGAATCGCTTAAGCACCTCTGA
- a CDS encoding DNA polymerase III subunit chi, translating to MTRIDFYVLASENPDEIQIFACRLAEKAFRNGLHVLIAVDNAEQAQQLDELLWTYREDSFLPHAQQNKDQQAAIEINSGEDPGQHHGLLINLCSDIPAWFSRFERLAEIVCQHPDSLARSRTRYSHFRDRGYPLQSHNITN from the coding sequence ATGACCCGAATAGATTTCTACGTCCTGGCCTCTGAGAATCCCGATGAGATCCAGATATTCGCCTGCCGACTTGCGGAAAAAGCCTTCCGCAACGGACTGCATGTGCTGATCGCCGTGGATAACGCGGAGCAGGCACAACAACTGGACGAACTGCTGTGGACCTACCGGGAAGACAGCTTCCTGCCCCACGCACAACAGAACAAAGACCAGCAGGCCGCCATTGAGATCAACAGCGGCGAAGATCCCGGCCAGCACCACGGCCTCCTCATCAACCTCTGCAGCGACATCCCCGCCTGGTTCAGCCGCTTCGAGCGCCTCGCCGAAATCGTCTGCCAGCACCCCGACTCCCTCGCCCGCTCCAGAACGCGATACAGTCACTTCCGCGACAGGGGATATCCGCTACAATCCCACAACATCACCAACTGA
- a CDS encoding leucyl aminopeptidase: protein MQFFAKVTDISKQRSACVIIAVDHKDQLTESGSALDKASNGSLGKLLKRGDLGKAAGSTQLVSLLDGGAERVLLVRAGKAPVSQAEFRKLATVSAKAAAAFKDASSYLTELSVRDADIDWQAQQLTLAAGLASYKFTRFHSDTKPNPLAKFTVHAGDKKQQKAIQKGVDLGSAQAIGSNIARELGNLPGNLCTPTYLANEAKELAKKHPKLTTTVLDNKKMESLGMGAFMSVAKGSDEPAAMIAMQYKGGKTNDKPIVLVGKGITFDTGGISLKPGLQMDEMKFDMCGAASVFGVMNALVEMQAPVNVVGVVAAAENMPSGRASKPGDIVTSMSGKTIEILNTDAEGRLVLCDALTWVAKFKPSVVIDIATLTGACVIALGHHATGLYANQDQLANDLIAAGETTGDRAWRMPLWDEYQPMLNSNFADLQNIGGREAGSVTAACFLARFAEEYNWAHLDIAGSAWTSGAAKGATGRPVPLLLQYILNNK, encoded by the coding sequence ATGCAGTTTTTCGCCAAGGTCACCGACATCAGCAAACAGCGTAGCGCCTGCGTCATCATCGCCGTGGACCACAAAGACCAGCTCACGGAGAGCGGCAGTGCCCTCGACAAAGCGAGTAACGGCAGCCTCGGTAAACTGCTGAAACGCGGCGACCTCGGCAAGGCCGCTGGCAGCACACAGCTGGTATCCCTGCTGGACGGCGGTGCCGAGCGTGTGCTGCTGGTCCGCGCGGGCAAAGCCCCGGTGTCCCAGGCGGAGTTCCGCAAGCTTGCCACCGTGAGCGCCAAGGCAGCTGCCGCGTTCAAAGACGCCTCCAGCTACCTCACCGAGCTGTCCGTGCGCGATGCCGACATAGACTGGCAGGCGCAGCAACTGACCCTGGCCGCCGGCCTCGCCAGTTACAAATTCACCCGTTTCCACAGCGACACCAAACCCAATCCTCTCGCCAAATTCACCGTACATGCCGGTGACAAAAAGCAGCAGAAAGCCATTCAGAAGGGCGTCGACCTCGGCAGCGCCCAGGCCATCGGCAGCAACATCGCCCGCGAACTCGGCAACCTGCCCGGCAATCTGTGCACCCCCACCTACCTCGCCAATGAAGCGAAGGAGCTGGCGAAAAAGCATCCAAAGCTCACCACCACGGTGCTCGACAACAAAAAAATGGAATCCCTCGGCATGGGCGCCTTCATGAGCGTCGCCAAGGGCAGCGACGAGCCGGCGGCGATGATCGCCATGCAGTACAAGGGTGGGAAGACCAATGACAAGCCCATCGTACTCGTGGGCAAGGGCATCACCTTCGACACCGGCGGCATCAGCCTCAAGCCGGGCCTGCAGATGGACGAGATGAAGTTCGACATGTGCGGCGCTGCCAGTGTATTCGGCGTGATGAATGCGCTGGTGGAAATGCAGGCACCGGTAAACGTGGTGGGTGTGGTCGCCGCCGCGGAAAATATGCCCAGTGGCCGCGCCAGCAAGCCCGGTGACATAGTCACTTCCATGAGTGGCAAAACCATCGAAATTCTCAATACCGATGCTGAGGGACGCCTGGTGCTCTGCGATGCTCTGACCTGGGTAGCCAAGTTCAAGCCGAGCGTCGTGATCGACATCGCCACTCTCACCGGCGCCTGCGTGATCGCCCTCGGCCACCACGCCACCGGCCTCTACGCCAACCAGGATCAGCTGGCCAACGACCTGATCGCCGCCGGCGAAACCACCGGCGACCGCGCCTGGCGCATGCCGCTGTGGGATGAGTATCAGCCGATGCTGAATTCCAATTTTGCCGATCTGCAGAATATCGGCGGTCGCGAAGCGGGCTCCGTCACCGCCGCCTGCTTCCTCGCCCGCTTTGCCGAGGAATACAACTGGGCACACCTGGACATCGCCGGCAGCGCCTGGACTTCCGGCGCCGCCAAAGGCGCGACCGGCCGCCCGGTACCGCTGTTGCTTCAGTACATTCTGAACAATAAGTAA
- the lptF gene encoding LPS export ABC transporter permease LptF, which yields MIIFRYLCRELLGATLAVSAVLLLMVMSGRFVKYLAEAAAGDLSAGILFALMGFRLPGFLELVIPLGFFVGILLAYGRLYIESEMTVLHACGFSERQLLRYTLVPALLVAAFVAAMSLYLTPTGIERTSHLLTADKTRNEFDHLVPKKFVGTKGDRAVYYADSLSDDKSTMHDVFLAELGNSRGETATDHQIVTVAREGVQQIDPETGLRYLVLRDGYRYEGVPGQSDYRQMAFSSYEVLLEVPRLRTKVSEQLQSMSTAALWKSEDPRERVNLHWRFSLPVLVLVVAILAVPLSRTNPRQGRYAKMIPAVLLYIVYLVALQGVRGAIEDGKIEQAWAIWLVHPPFLILGLLLLGGRNRKPRRRKGLRSGGGHGGAGRGNGGSNVPA from the coding sequence GTGATTATTTTCCGCTACCTCTGTCGCGAGCTGCTCGGTGCAACCCTGGCTGTCAGCGCGGTGCTGCTGCTGATGGTAATGAGCGGCCGTTTTGTGAAATATCTGGCTGAGGCGGCGGCAGGGGATCTTTCCGCAGGCATCCTGTTCGCCCTGATGGGGTTTCGCCTGCCTGGGTTTCTCGAACTGGTGATCCCTCTCGGCTTTTTCGTCGGTATCCTGCTCGCCTATGGGCGTCTGTATATTGAAAGCGAAATGACGGTACTGCACGCCTGCGGTTTCAGTGAACGCCAGTTGCTGCGCTATACCCTGGTGCCGGCACTGCTGGTGGCCGCCTTTGTTGCCGCCATGAGCCTGTACCTGACCCCCACCGGCATTGAGCGCACTTCCCACCTGCTCACCGCAGACAAAACCCGCAACGAATTCGATCACCTGGTACCGAAGAAATTCGTCGGCACGAAAGGCGACCGCGCGGTGTACTACGCGGATTCCCTCAGTGACGACAAATCCACCATGCACGACGTGTTTCTCGCCGAGCTGGGAAACTCCCGCGGTGAGACCGCGACGGATCACCAGATCGTTACCGTGGCCCGGGAGGGGGTGCAGCAGATAGACCCGGAAACGGGCCTGCGCTATCTCGTTCTGCGCGATGGTTACCGCTACGAGGGCGTACCTGGCCAGAGCGACTACCGGCAGATGGCATTTTCCAGTTATGAAGTGTTGCTTGAAGTACCGCGCCTGCGCACCAAGGTCAGTGAGCAGTTGCAATCCATGTCTACGGCGGCACTGTGGAAGAGTGAAGATCCCCGCGAGCGGGTGAATTTACACTGGCGCTTCAGCCTGCCGGTACTGGTACTTGTCGTAGCCATTCTCGCGGTGCCCCTGAGCCGCACCAATCCCCGCCAGGGTCGCTACGCGAAAATGATCCCCGCTGTGCTGCTGTATATCGTGTACCTGGTGGCCCTGCAGGGGGTGCGCGGCGCGATTGAAGACGGCAAGATCGAACAGGCCTGGGCCATCTGGCTGGTACACCCGCCATTTCTGATTCTAGGGCTGCTGCTGTTGGGGGGGCGCAACCGCAAGCCCCGGCGGCGCAAGGGGCTTCGGTCCGGTGGTGGTCACGGTGGCGCAGGCCGTGGCAATGGAGGATCCAATGTCCCGGCTTGA
- the lptG gene encoding LPS export ABC transporter permease LptG codes for MSRLDLYIARTVTLAILAVLLVILGLDLISAIVDQLGELGGGYQFTNLLEYVFWTMPERIYSQLGFSALVGCMVGLGTLAGTSELTVMRAAGVSIARIAWAVMKPVLVLIVLGLVLAELVVPVTNQTAESRRAIARGELENAGLEQGLWFNENGEFVHFNAALPGGTLFGITRYRFDEDRQLQQVVFSERGHYRDGHWELQNNRETRLTPERAHSSQQAEMVWASDMSPNLFSLVVPLPSDLSPRNLWSYGKFLDRKGEESARYWLAFWKKVLQPLTIAGLVMMAISFIFGPLREVTTGLRVFTGVIVGIVFQTLQDMLGPSSVVFGFPPFIAVLVPILASFLIGWLLLKRAR; via the coding sequence ATGTCCCGGCTTGATCTTTATATCGCCCGCACCGTTACCCTCGCGATTCTCGCTGTATTGCTGGTGATTCTCGGTCTGGATCTGATCTCCGCCATTGTCGACCAGCTCGGCGAGCTCGGTGGCGGCTACCAGTTCACCAACCTGCTGGAATATGTGTTCTGGACCATGCCGGAGCGTATCTACAGCCAGCTCGGTTTTTCAGCGCTGGTGGGGTGTATGGTGGGCCTTGGTACCCTGGCGGGCACCAGCGAGCTTACCGTAATGCGCGCTGCGGGCGTTTCCATCGCGCGCATCGCCTGGGCGGTGATGAAGCCGGTACTGGTGTTGATTGTGCTTGGCCTGGTGCTGGCTGAACTGGTGGTGCCGGTTACCAACCAGACCGCGGAGAGCCGTCGTGCCATCGCGCGCGGGGAACTGGAGAATGCCGGACTGGAGCAGGGGCTCTGGTTTAATGAGAACGGGGAGTTTGTGCACTTCAACGCGGCGCTGCCCGGCGGCACTCTATTCGGTATTACCCGCTACCGGTTTGATGAAGACCGCCAGCTGCAGCAGGTGGTGTTTTCCGAACGCGGTCATTACCGGGATGGGCACTGGGAGTTGCAAAACAATCGCGAGACCCGTCTGACACCGGAGCGCGCCCACAGCAGCCAGCAGGCGGAGATGGTCTGGGCGTCCGATATGTCTCCGAATCTGTTTTCGCTGGTTGTCCCCTTGCCGTCGGACCTGTCCCCGCGCAATCTCTGGTCCTATGGCAAGTTTCTGGATCGCAAGGGGGAGGAGTCGGCCCGCTACTGGCTGGCGTTTTGGAAAAAGGTGCTGCAGCCACTGACCATCGCCGGTCTGGTGATGATGGCGATCTCGTTTATCTTTGGTCCGTTACGGGAAGTAACCACGGGACTGCGGGTATTTACTGGTGTGATTGTGGGGATCGTGTTCCAGACCCTGCAGGACATGCTCGGGCCGTCGTCGGTGGTGTTTGGATTTCCGCCGTTTATCGCGGTGCTGGTGCCGATTCTTGCCAGCTTCCTTATCGGATGGCTGTTGCTGAAACGGGCGCGTTGA
- a CDS encoding RDD family protein: MPETVKSPTQFNHLPHAGVLPRLVALIYDFLIVAGLWMVYGFLAMLLTATFGGLHCQPEHMDYTPCVGGPLYQLGLLLVTAGYFFWSWRAAGQTIGMRAWRLMLANNNGMQLSWYQCVVRALVGAISLTCLGLGFFWGYLREDRASWHDLASDSEVRQLPKKKKEKKL, from the coding sequence GTGCCCGAAACTGTCAAATCCCCCACCCAGTTCAATCACCTTCCCCACGCCGGTGTTCTCCCCCGCCTGGTGGCACTGATTTATGATTTTCTTATCGTCGCGGGCCTGTGGATGGTATATGGCTTCCTCGCCATGCTGTTGACCGCCACTTTCGGCGGCCTGCATTGCCAACCCGAGCACATGGACTACACACCCTGTGTCGGTGGCCCGCTTTACCAGTTGGGACTGCTGCTGGTTACCGCGGGATACTTCTTCTGGTCCTGGCGCGCCGCCGGGCAAACCATCGGCATGCGCGCCTGGCGCCTGATGTTGGCGAACAATAACGGTATGCAGCTCAGCTGGTACCAGTGCGTTGTTCGCGCGCTGGTCGGCGCGATCTCACTGACCTGCCTGGGGCTGGGTTTTTTCTGGGGTTACCTGCGGGAGGACCGCGCAAGCTGGCACGACCTGGCGTCGGATTCAGAAGTGCGGCAATTGCCGAAGAAAAAGAAAGAGAAGAAGTTGTAA